TCGAAAGCGCGTTCGGAAAAAATGCTCGTCACCGAAGCCGAGATCGAGGCGAGTATGGGAAATCTCGCGATCTTTCGTGGTCGGTTCGACGAAGCCTTGCGATTGCTTGAACTTTCACGGCAGAAATACGACGAACTGAAAATGCCGCATCAGTCGGCGATTGCGGAACTTGAGATCGCCGGCGTATATGCCGAACTCAATCTCGACGCCGAAGCCGAGGCGATCTTCGAGAAGAACGCGAAGCGGCTGAAGAAACTCCAACTCGGATCGGAAGAGGCGCGCGCCGCCGCCGGGCTTGGTCGCGTCGCATTCCGACGCGGAAATCTGAGGAAAGCTTCAACGGCGCTCGGACGTGCGGCCGAGTTGTACGCGAACGCGAAAGATCCGGCCGGCGCGGCGGCCGTTCTGATCAGTTCCGCCGAACTTGAACTGACGCGCGATAACCCACCAAAGGCGTTTGAGATCGCGATGATGGCTGTCCGCAAACTCAAGCGGAGCGAAAACAGGCGGCAACAATTGATCGCGGACTGGATTCGCGCGGAAGCGATTCGCGGACTTGGCAGACAGGCAAAGGCGCAGACCGCGCTCTCCGGCGTATTGGCGAAAGCGATCGCCGGAGAACACACGAATCTTGCGCAGGCTTGTATGAATTCGCTCGGCAGTCTGGCGATGGCACGGGGCGATCTTGATTCGGCCGAAAAGTCGTTCACGCGCGCGGCCGAGATAGTCGAATCGTTGCGCGCGCCCCTTCCGGCCGAAGAGTTCCGGATGTCATTTCTTGCCGACAAACTGTCGGCCTATGAGAGTCTGGCGCAGATCCATCTCCGGCGCGGCGAACTCGGAAAGGCTCTGGGGGCGATCGAACGCGCAAAGGCGCGGACACTCTCGGAAAATATCGTTTCCGAATCGACGGGATCCGAATCGTCGGAGTTATCGCGCAAGCGTGACGAGGTCCGCGAGGAACTGAATTGGTTTTACAGCCGGCTCAATCGCAGCGATGCGAAGGACGTAACGCGGCTTGAAGCCGAAGTTCGGCGCCGCGAACGGCAGATCGCCGACATCGAGCGCCAGATCGGCGCGACTCTAGGCGCGGCGCGGGCCGACGAACTCGGCCGCTTCGAGCTTTCGGGTCTTCAGAAGGCGCTCGGCAGGCAAACCGCGCTGATCGAATTCATCCGATTCGGCGAGTCATATTCGGCCTTTACGGTGACCGGCGAGACAATCGAATTCTTTCCCGACCTCGCGAACGAGGCGGAGATCCTCGCGCTGCTTGAAGGTCTGCAGTTTCAATTCGGCGCACTCCGCTACGGCGGAGCCGGGATCGGACCGTTCGTCGCGAATCTGAAGCAACGCGCCGACAGCTATCTCGAACGACTGCACGCGAAACTCATCGCACCGCTTGCCGACTCGATCGGTCGCCGCGAGATCATCGTCGTCCCGGCGGGCGTCCTGAATTACGTTCCGTTCAACGGTCTCCGCGGCGATCGCTATCTGATCGAGGAACACGACGTCTGGACCGCGCCGAGCGCCTCCGTCGGCCTCCGGCTCCTGAAAACGCGCGGCGATTCGCCGAAGAATGCATTGCTCATCGGATTCGCCGACGAGAAGATCCCGCTCGTCAACGATGAAATCGAAGAACTTAGACGCGCGATTCCGAACGCGGAGGTTTTGCTCGGCCCGGATGCGACGTTCGCGAATTACCGAGACCGTTCGGGCGAGTTCGACGCGCTTCACATCGCCTGTCACGGACAGTTTCGGCCGGACAATCCGATGTTCTCGAGTCTCCATCTCGCCGACGGTTTCGTCACCGTCCGTGACATTTGCGCCCAGCGCCTGCGGGCCCGCGTCGTCACTCTCAGCGCCTGCGAAACAGGCTTGAGCAAGGTCTTTGCGGGCGACGAGATCCTCGGGCTTGCTCGCGGTTTCCTGACGGCCGGCGCGGAGTCGCTGGTTCTCAGTCTTTGGACCGTGAACGATGCGGCGACGGCGCGCTTGATGACGGCGTTTTACAAAAGCCTGCAACGCGGTAACGGAGTCGCGGCATCACTAAGAGAAGCCCAACTCGACTTCGTCCGGGAAGGCGTTCATCCATATTTCTGGTCGCCGTTTATCGCGATCGGAAAATAATTTCCTTGCGGCCCGTCTTTTTTCTTTTTCGGGCGACACTGTAAGCTTGGATAACAGTCCGGTTTATGAGGCTAGAAATGAGCAAAAAAGGGTTTTGGTTAAGAGCGCTGCTTGGCGGCGTCGTTATGCCGCTTTTGGTTTTCACATTCAACTCCTTTGCTCAAACAAGTTGCGAGGACCGGACACCGTCCGAATGCGTTGCCGGCGAGGTTATCGTCAAGCTCGTCAATCCGGGCGATCTGCCAACCATCGCGGCCCAATTCGGACTCAATCCGACGCCGCTCGGCCAGGTCGGTCTGCCGCCGACGTTCCGCCTCGCGATCACGGACGGAGTGAAGGTCAGCCCGAAAGTCGCGTCGTTGCTCGCCGACCCGCGCGTCAGCTCGGTTGAACCGAACCGTGAACTCGTTTCGGTTGAAAATCCCGGACTCAATTGGACGATCGGACGCTCGTGGGCGATCGGACGCTCGTGGGCCATCGGCAGCGCCAAAGGATTCGGGCGGCAGTGGTTCCCGGACAAGATCCGCCTCGACGAAGCGCTGAACTCGCCGAACGGTTCAAACGGCGACGGCGTGATCATCGCGGTGCTCGACACGGGAATCGATCTCAGCCATCCGGTTTTCGCCGGAAAGCTAGTCCCGGGCTACGACTTTGTTGACAATGACAACGACCCGAGCGAGGTCGGCGTGCAGCGGCAGGGCGCTTACGGCCACGGAACGGCGGTCGCGAGCCTCATCGCACTGACCGCGCCCGGCGCGAAGATAATGCCGATCCGTGTTTTGGATTCGGACGGCTCGGGCGAACTCTGGCGTGTCAAGGACGCGATCATCTGGGCCGCGAACAACGGCGCGAAGATCGTCAACGTGAGTTTCGGATATCCTCCCGAAAGCGGACCGCATCGCAACAATCTTCTGAAGAGACTGATCGACTCCTGCGACGACGGAATGGATGACGACGATATGACGACATTCCCGGAGATCGGCGCGAACCGGCTCGCGGTCATCGCCGGCGCCGGCAACGGCGGCAACGATCAACCGATCCTTCCGGCCGCGGAAACGAAGTTTTCGGGCGGAATCCATGGCCTCCTGGGAGTCGGATCCACCGATCGATTCGACATTTTGTCAACATTCTCGACATTCAACCGGGATTGGATCAGGATGCTCGTTCCCGGCGAGGACATCGTCTGCGCGATTCCGGGCGGACGATTCGCGACGTGGAGCGGAACCTCGATGTCGGCGCCGATCGCCTCGGGCGTGACCGCGCTCGTGATGGCCAAACATCCGACGCGCACGCCGGACGAGATTGTCGGCCACGTCAAGGAATTCGGCTTGCGAATCGATGCCCAGAACGTCAATCGAATCGACGCGTATCTCGCCGTCACGTCGCCGTTCGTCGTCGTGCCGGTTTCGAAAGAACCAAAGTAGCTGACCCCATTATAGTCTTCGCTTATTTAAGAGCCCGGCTGAAGAGTCGGGCTCTTTCCTGTTTTCCGCATTGGGACGGCCAATGCGCCTGTCGGAAAGAGCCGTTTGACAACTGAATCTGCTTCTTCAAGCGTGCGGAGCACGCGAACTTGCGACAGCGCCACGTGAAGCGGAGCGGAACATGGTGGCCCGTCGCACCGAGTTCCCAAGCGTGTGTAACACGCGCAACTCTTGTGGCTGCAACAGATCCGCGTGTTCTACACGCTTGCTTGAATTTATCGAAGCTGACACCTGGGTTCCGCTCCGCTTCACGTGGTGCTGTCGTACGTGCGTTTGCTCCGCACACTGGCATCGATTTTTCCGACAGGCCGCAATAATCCCGGATCGCGCCATAGAAAACTTCTTTCCCGTGAAACACGCCAAAAATCCTGAAAATGAACTTTTTTCAATCCTGCTTTTCGCGTTTTCCGCGTGTTTGCGGGAAAAGCCGGATATTGTAGTCGCCGGTGACGGCTCTTTTCCGTGCTCAGTCGTTTCCGATCGGCAATTTGGGAGAGTCAGGAATTCAGAAACTTTTTTTCGCCCCAATGTCTTTTTTGTCGATCGTTCCGCACTGTCCCTTTGTTGAACCCCCGTTTAGGAAATAAACAGGAAGGTAATAAAAGATGAAAAAAGCAAACAAAAATGGGCAAATCTGGAAAGTTAGTTTGGTCTTGATCGCGATCTTCGCGTGGGTGTCGGCGCCGTTCGTGATGAACGAAAGGGTTTCCGCGAATGCCGCAGGCGTTCCGGTTCTGACGCTGACGGCGACATTGACGGCGCCGGGCGGCGGGATCAACCCGCACGGGCTGGCGACGTACACCGTTTATGACGACGGTCAGCGCGAACTCGAAGTCGAATCGCAGGACGTCAACGCCGTCGGCGCGGTCCTGACCTCTTTCCTAAACGGGAACGCGATCGGTCAGGCAACGGTCGGCAGCGACCTTCGCGCGCGGCTGAAACTTCGCACACAGGACGGACAGACCGTTCCGACCGTTTCCAACGGGATGACGGTTGATGTAAAGAACGGCGCGACGACGATCCTTTCGGGCGTTTTCGGCGGCGGCACCGGCGGCACGCCGACCCCGACGGCAACTCCGACCGGTTCTCCGACAGCGACTCCGACGGGTTCACCGACGGCAAGTCCGACAGCGACTCCGACCGCTTCACCGACTGCAAGTCCGACTCCGACCGGTTCGCCGAGTCCTTCGCCGTCGCCTTCTCCGGGCGAAAGCGAGATCTATGCGATCCTGAACGGTGCGACGATCAACGGCATTCTGCCGCGCGGTTACGCGGCGTACGAAATTCACAGCAGCCGCACCGAGATCGAAGCGCGTGTTTATCAAGTCAATCTACCCGCGGGAACGTCGCTGGCGGTTTCGATCAACGACGCGGCGATCGGCAGTCTGGTCCTTGAGACCGGCGGCGAAGGCCGACTTCGACTCCGTTCGGATCGCGGCGATACGGTTCCGGTGGTAACTCCGGGCGCGACGATCACGATGAAGAACGGCGGCACGACGGTTCTTTCGGGAACGTTTACAGCAGCCGGCGGTCCGACGCCGAGCCCGAGCCCGAACAGCACTCCGCAGGGCCGTTACTTCGAAGGTCACCTGAACGGCGCGCAATTGACGCCGGCCGTCACGACCAATGCGATCGGCGAAATGAAGGTTCTTCTCAACGCCGCCGAAACACAGGCGACCGTGACGGGTGAATTCAACCGCTTCACGAGCACGCAGACGTCGGCTCGTGTTCAGGTAACCGTCGGCGACGTGACGACGACGATCGTCGATCTCGGCGTGGTTCCGAGTCCCGAAGGCGAGGGACACTTCAATGCGACGACCGTCAACGTTACCGCTCAGCAAGTCCAGCTTCTCCGTATGGGTTCGTGGTTCGCGGTCATCGGCAGCGCCAATAACCCTTCGGGCGAGATCGGCGGCAGAATCCTGAACGATTCGCACAACTCGGATTTCGACGGCGACGGCAGCAACGATCTCTCGGTCTTCCGCCCGTCAACCGGAACCTGGTACTCGCAGAACGGCGCCGGCTTTACGGCGGCAACGTTCGGCAACGCGGCGGATGTTCCGATGTCGGCCGACTATGACGGCGACGGCAAAACCGACCGTGCGGTATTCCGCAACGTCAACGGCCTCGGTGTCTGGGAGGTCAACCGCAGCGCGGACGGCGGCGTGACGGCAACGCAGTTCGGCTTCGCGACCGACAGGCCGGTTCGCGGTGACTTCGACGGCGACGGTTTGAACGATCTCGCGGTCTTCCGTCCGGAAACAGGAACGTGGTACGTCCGCAACAGCAACAACACGGGCTACACGATCCGTCAGTTCGGCATCGCCGAAGACGTCCCGATGTCGCACGATATGGACGGCGACGGCAAGGGAGACATCACGGTGTTCCGTCCTTCGACCGGCGACTGGTACTCGGTCCGCAGTTCGGACGGCGGCATCACGATCCTCCACTTCGGAGCGCCTGGCGACAAGCCGGTCCGGGGCGATTTCGACGGCGACGGACGCGACGACATCGCGGTTTACAGACCGTCAACAGGCGTGTGGTTCATCTGGAACTCGGGCAACGGAAGCTACGACATCCGCCAGTTCGGTATCAGTGAAGACATCCCGGTGGCCGGCAACTACGACGGCGACAACAAGACGGACATCGCGGTGTTCCGCCCGTCGACCGGTCAGTGGTACATCTGGAGAAGCGTCGACAACACGTACGACTTCCGCCAGTTCGGACTTTCGGGTGACATCCCGACGGCCCGCTAAGAATCGAACGGCGGTTCGCCTTGGATTCAAGTGCAGAGTGCAAAGTGTAGAGTGCATAGTTCATACTTGCACTCTGCACTTTGCACTCTGCATTTTGCACTCTGCATTTTGTTTATTCAGTGCCGGCCAAAATTCTTCGGATCTGTGAGATGTGGCGCGCTTCGTGTGCGCCGAGAAGAGCGAGCCATTCGTGTGCGCTCATATCGCCGAAGGCCGGATGCGGGAACGTGAACTCCGTGCATTCGACAGTTTCGAAAGCGCTCCGCAGATCGTTCAGGCGAATGCGGTTTTCGTCGAGTGTGGCGACCGATTCGGCGATCGACTTTGTGCCGGTCGGATGCACGCGTTCCGGCGCTTCGACCTTCGCGTTGCCCCAGGCGGATGTCTTCTCGAGAAACGCCCCCGAGATCTTTGCGTCGCCGTCGGCTTTCGCACCCTTTTCGGCCCCGCCAGCGAGAAGCCTGGCACATATCTTCGTCATACCGTCTTCGACGATCGCGAGATGTTCGACGATCTCGCGGATCGTCCACCCCTCGTCGTTTTCCCGCGTGCCCGCCTGAGCTTCGGTCAGATCGCCGATCACGGCCTTGAGTTTCAAGCGAATCTGATCGTTCGCATCGTAGATTTCAGAGATTTTTGTATATTGCATAAGATTTGTTCGAGATTCCAAATTCCAGGTATTCCAGATTCCAGGCATTCCAGATTCCAGGCATTCCGGATTCCAGGTATTCCGGATTCCAAGCATTCCAGATTCCAGGTATTCCAGATTCCAGGCATTCCGGATTCCAGGTATTCCAGATTCCAGGCATTCCGGATTCCAGGCATTCCGGATTCCAGGCATTCCGGATTCCAGGCATTCCAGATTCCAGGCATTCCAGATTCCAGGCATTCCAGATTCCAGGCATTCCAGATTCCAAGCATTCCAGATTCCAGGTATTCCGGATTCCAGGTATTCCGGATTCCAAGCATTCCGGATTCCAAGCATTCCGGATTCCAGGCATTCCGGATTCCAGGCATTCCGGATTCCAGGTATTCCAGATTCCAGGTATTACAGATTCCAGGTATTACAGATTCCAGGTATTCCAGATTCCAGGTATTCCAGATTCCAGGTATTACAGATTCCAGGTATTACAGATTCCAGGCATTCCGGATTCCAGGCATTCCAGATTCCAGGTATTCCGGATTCCAGGTATTACAGATTCCAGGCATTCCGGATTCCAGGCATTCCGGATTCCAGGTATTCCGGATTCCAGGTATTACAGATTCCAGGCATTCCGGATTCCAGGCATTCCGGATTCCAGGCATTCCAGATTCCAGGCATTCCCCAATCCCAACGGTTGCCCGCCCGCTCACGCAGGCGGTACTGACTCGGGGCAAATCGCAAATCCCAAATCCCAAATCCCAATTCCGAAATCCGAAATCCCAATTCCCAAATCGCAAATCGAAAATCCGAAATCGAAAATCACCTGCTTCCCTGCGCGCTCAAAACCAGCCTGTGCCAACGGAGACTCGAGAATCGATCTTCAGATGAGTTCAGGTACTCGCGCACGAAGCCGGTCTGAAAATACAGATTGCTGTCGGCCGACCAATCGAGTCCGATGATCGGCTGAAACGAAACCAGATCCTTTTCGTTCGGCAGCGTCGTCACATCCTGCGCCGCATTCGGATCGACCACCGGCGCGACGTTCGAATTCTGCTCGGCCTGGTTGTCCTTGGCGCGGTCGTATGCCTGCGACGAGATCAACAGCGGGTTGCGGAGCGGGATCGCGGCCTGTGTCGGCGCGTTGCCGATGGCGTCATAAACGCGGATCTGCGCCGGCTTGTCGAAAGCGACCGCGACCTTCCCGGAATCGGGCGACCAGACCGGATGAACCTTGGTCGGGCTGTCATCGAGCGTTCGCTCACGGCCGTTCTTTTCGATGATTCGCGGGCGTCCGACCGGCACGAACTTCTCGCCGGCTTGATTCGCGACGGCCATCAGGTAGCGCCATTCGTCGAGTCGCGTCGCGAGCGCGGCCAGCATCGAACTGTCCGGCGACCAGACAAAGTAATAGTAGATCAGATTCTCAGTCTGCGTGATCGGCTTGACGTCCGTCCCCTCCGCCGTGCAAATGTAGATCTGCTCGGTTCGGAACGTCAGCACGTTCGGCGGCGGGGCCGGGGCCGGAGTGGCTTCGGCAGTCGGTTCGACGGGCAAGGCAGTATTTGAATTCGAATCCAGCGCCGGAACCGTACTGTTCGAATTCGATGACATCGGCATCGTCGAAAGGCTGGAACCGCCGGAGCGCGTTATCGCGACGAAGGCGACGCTCGTCGAATCGGGCGACCAGACGATGCTGTCGAGAAAGTCAACCGCCATCGAGTCCGGCGAAACGCGTCGAAGAAACTTCCCGTCCGCTCCGTACATATCCAGACGAAACGTGTCCGGCAGATCGCCGGCACGACTATACGCCACCAAAGTTCGCTTGTTGTCCGGCGAAATGATCGTCTTCGCGAGCAGGTCGGCCGAACGGTTGCCGTCAAAATCCGCCCGAACGGCCGGATTAAGTTCCTCCGTAACCGCGTTTTGACTTGCCGTCGCGGGCTGCGGAACATCGCCCTCATATCGAAAGCCGAGTTTCACCGACGGAACCTCACGCAGGGTCGCCGGAGCGATCGCCGGTGATTTGAAAACATTCGACTGACAGGCCACCGAAAACGCCGCCGCGATTACAGCCAGAAATACTAACTTCGTCCGCATATTTTTACCTAAGCTCAGCCGCGAGATAGTCGCTGTAGAGCCGTCGCTGATCTTCTGTCGGGTTCTCGACCTTGACGATCGAGTAGTTCGCGCGGCCACGCCCCTCGAGCGTGATCTCAATGTCGCGCAACTGGTCAAAGCGAAAGACCGTCAGCCTGATCTTGTCGCCCGGTTTCTTCTCGTTCAGATACGACTGCAAAAACTGCTGACTCGCGCGCTGGCCATCGACCGCGACGATCTGATCGTTGACGTTCAATCCCTGCTCGAAAGCCGGTGTCCCGATGGGCACGCCCGAGACCGTCAGAGTCCCGCCCGCCTCTCGAAGTGTCGCGCCTAGGTAAGCGGTCTCCTTGCCGCGGCCCTCATTCAATCGCAGTCCGATGCCGCCGAGGATCGCATTGAAGTCGATCTCTTCGCGGCCGCGGACATATTTCGAAAAGAAGTCACCGAGCGACTTTCCGGCCATCAACTCGGCGGATTTCTGAAAGTCCTCGGGCGTGTAGTTCTTGTTCTTCTTGAAAAACTCGTCGTAAAGATGACGGAAAACGTCGTCGAGCGATTTCGCGCCCTTTGAAGCCGTACGAATCTCGATGTCGAGAACAAAACTCACGATATCGCCTTTGTCGTAATACGAGATCTGGTTATTGACCGAGTTCTCGTCGGGCCGGTAAAACTTTATCCAGGCGTCGAAACTCGCCTCTTCGAGACTGGTTTCGAAGCGTCCGGGACGTTCCTGCAATTGCTGGATCATCGACGCTTTCGCGGCAAGAAATTCTTTGTCGGTGATCAGTCCGGCGCGGCGCAGCAAAACGTTTTCGTAATAACTCGTCGTCCCCTCGGCGACCCACAGCAGACGCGTGTAATTCTCGTTCGAATAATCAAATGGCCCGAGCGCGTCCGGCCTGATCCGTTTTACGTTCCAAAGATGAAAAAACTCGTGCGCGACGAGGCCTATGAAATCGTTATGGCGGTCTCCGCCAAATCCGTTGCGGTTCCACTGAAGCGCGGTCGAATTCGAATGCTCAAGCCCGCCGCCGCCGCGAAGGTTAAGGATAAACGTGTAATCGGTGTAGGGCAGTTCGCCGAAGATCTGAAACGCCGCTTCAATCACTTTCGTCGTATCCCGCACGAGCTTTTGTGGATTGTAATTGCCTTCGCCGTTGATGACATACCGGTGCGGTTTGCCCTGAACCGTGAAGTTCAACTCGGTGTGATTGCCGATCTCAAAGGGCGAATCGTAGAGAACGTCGAAGTTTTCCGATTTGAAGACGTTCGTTTGACCGTCTACTTTCGGCAGCCCGGTCGCGACCTTCCAATCGCCGAACGGTACGACCGTAACCGTTGAAGCGGCACCGATCTGGCCTTTGGGGTGCATCAGCAGCGCCGCCGGACTGATGAACGCGTGGTCGGCATTGAGCTCGCTCGTGCGCACGGAAAGTTCGTTCGCATAAACGTTGTAACGCACGACGAGCTCTTTGGACCCTGAGGTCTCGACTGCCCAGGTATTCTTGTTCGACTTTTTCCAAACAAGTTTCGCGCCGCCCGGCGTTTCCGCCGAAAAAATCCTCGACGTGCCGCGCGTATTCGCGAATAAGGTAACTTCCCGGCGTCCAGACGGGCATCACGATCTCGGCCGTCGGCGGCATTTGCGCCCAACTGACGCGCATCTCGACCTCGAGCCGGTGCGTCCACGGTTTCGACATTCCAATCGTGAAACCGATCGCGGGCGGAACCGGTTTTATGTCAACGATCGGCGGTTTGGTCTTCGGCTTTTTGCGCTGAGCCGGCGATTCTTGATACATAGAAAAGAACACTACGATTGCAAGCAACCCTAAAACCTTTATTTTGTGCGATTTCTGCATTGAAGTGACAAACTCCCCAGGATCGGTTTCATTTCCCGTTATTCTACTACGTTAAGATAATTTGCTAAACTTTGGACCAGATGCATACGGAATCCGCCGAACAAAAGTTTTTCACCAAACCCCCTGTTGATCATCTTCCTGACGATCTTTCTTGATCTGCTCGGGTTCGGAATGGTCATCCCGCTTTTGCCGTTTTTTGCCCAGGATTTTCAGGCGACTCCGCTTGAGATCGGTTTGTTGGTATCGGTCTATTCGTGGATGCAGTTCTTCTTCGCGCCGATTCTCGGCAGTCTTTCGGACCGGACCGGACGGCGGCCCGTACTTTTCTTTTCGATCATCGGCTCCGGTATCGGTTATCTGATGATCGGCCTCGCCGGTTCGTTGGCGATGATGTTCGCCGGCCGTGTGCTCGGTGGGATCACCGGCGCCAACCTGTCGACGGCGCAGGCGTACATCGCCGATGTCACGACGCGCGAGAATCGCGCCAAGGGGATGGGCCTATTCGGTATGGCGTTCGGGCTCGGGTTCATAATGGGGCCGGCGATCGCTGGAATCCTGAGCAAATGGGGGCACGAGATCCCGTTCTTCGTGGCCGCCGGACTGAGTTTCCTGAACGCCGGGCTGCTTTACTTCATTCTGCCGGAATCACTGAAGCCGGGCGCGCCGGTCCGCGAAAGAAAGGGCCGATTGAGGGAACTGTTCGAATCGGTTCGCGATTCCTGATTCGCGTCCCTGACGCTGCAGTATTTTCTGCTTGTGATGGCGTTTTCGATGATGAACACGGCGTTTCCGCTCTACACCGGATTCAGTTTCGGCTACGACGCCGAGCACACCGG
This genomic window from Acidobacteriota bacterium contains:
- a CDS encoding M61 family metallopeptidase encodes the protein MHPKGQIGAASTVTVVPFGDWKVATGLPKVDGQTNVFKSENFDVLYDSPFEIGNHTELNFTVQGKPHRYVINGEGNYNPQKLVRDTTKVIEAAFQIFGELPYTDYTFILNLRGGGGLEHSNSTALQWNRNGFGGDRHNDFIGLVAHEFFHLWNVKRIRPDALGPFDYSNENYTRLLWVAEGTTSYYENVLLRRAGLITDKEFLAAKASMIQQLQERPGRFETSLEEASFDAWIKFYRPDENSVNNQISYYDKGDIVSFVLDIEIRTASKGAKSLDDVFRHLYDEFFKKNKNYTPEDFQKSAELMAGKSLGDFFSKYVRGREEIDFNAILGGIGLRLNEGRGKETAYLGATLREAGGTLTVSGVPIGTPAFEQGLNVNDQIVAVDGQRASQQFLQSYLNEKKPGDKIRLTVFRFDQLRDIEITLEGRGRANYSIVKVENPTEDQRRLYSDYLAAELR
- a CDS encoding S8 family serine peptidase yields the protein MSKKGFWLRALLGGVVMPLLVFTFNSFAQTSCEDRTPSECVAGEVIVKLVNPGDLPTIAAQFGLNPTPLGQVGLPPTFRLAITDGVKVSPKVASLLADPRVSSVEPNRELVSVENPGLNWTIGRSWAIGRSWAIGSAKGFGRQWFPDKIRLDEALNSPNGSNGDGVIIAVLDTGIDLSHPVFAGKLVPGYDFVDNDNDPSEVGVQRQGAYGHGTAVASLIALTAPGAKIMPIRVLDSDGSGELWRVKDAIIWAANNGAKIVNVSFGYPPESGPHRNNLLKRLIDSCDDGMDDDDMTTFPEIGANRLAVIAGAGNGGNDQPILPAAETKFSGGIHGLLGVGSTDRFDILSTFSTFNRDWIRMLVPGEDIVCAIPGGRFATWSGTSMSAPIASGVTALVMAKHPTRTPDEIVGHVKEFGLRIDAQNVNRIDAYLAVTSPFVVVPVSKEPK
- a CDS encoding CHAT domain-containing protein: MPNRRTAELLVSATSVRERRRIVDKLNAASARDVTANLRAICYETWTSEPLKARRAAVAIDSLADSFPDDLIRANGRWVAGIAAITRGRFEVAITNLDGAAKIFRRLGNRAEAANTQVAKLIALALVGRYEDAVKVGRSALKTFIELGDDLAAGKIEMNLSNIVSRREKHRDAEKFCLSALARFRKCGAVTWETMALNDLANTYSEMNDFRHAEDFYEQALSKARSEKMLVTEAEIEASMGNLAIFRGRFDEALRLLELSRQKYDELKMPHQSAIAELEIAGVYAELNLDAEAEAIFEKNAKRLKKLQLGSEEARAAAGLGRVAFRRGNLRKASTALGRAAELYANAKDPAGAAAVLISSAELELTRDNPPKAFEIAMMAVRKLKRSENRRQQLIADWIRAEAIRGLGRQAKAQTALSGVLAKAIAGEHTNLAQACMNSLGSLAMARGDLDSAEKSFTRAAEIVESLRAPLPAEEFRMSFLADKLSAYESLAQIHLRRGELGKALGAIERAKARTLSENIVSESTGSESSELSRKRDEVREELNWFYSRLNRSDAKDVTRLEAEVRRRERQIADIERQIGATLGAARADELGRFELSGLQKALGRQTALIEFIRFGESYSAFTVTGETIEFFPDLANEAEILALLEGLQFQFGALRYGGAGIGPFVANLKQRADSYLERLHAKLIAPLADSIGRREIIVVPAGVLNYVPFNGLRGDRYLIEEHDVWTAPSASVGLRLLKTRGDSPKNALLIGFADEKIPLVNDEIEELRRAIPNAEVLLGPDATFANYRDRSGEFDALHIACHGQFRPDNPMFSSLHLADGFVTVRDICAQRLRARVVTLSACETGLSKVFAGDEILGLARGFLTAGAESLVLSLWTVNDAATARLMTAFYKSLQRGNGVAASLREAQLDFVREGVHPYFWSPFIAIGK
- a CDS encoding MFS transporter yields the protein MIIFLTIFLDLLGFGMVIPLLPFFAQDFQATPLEIGLLVSVYSWMQFFFAPILGSLSDRTGRRPVLFFSIIGSGIGYLMIGLAGSLAMMFAGRVLGGITGANLSTAQAYIADVTTRENRAKGMGLFGMAFGLGFIMGPAIAGILSKWGHEIPFFVAAGLSFLNAGLLYFILPESLKPGAPVRERKGRLRELFESVRDS
- a CDS encoding VCBS repeat-containing protein, whose translation is MKKANKNGQIWKVSLVLIAIFAWVSAPFVMNERVSANAAGVPVLTLTATLTAPGGGINPHGLATYTVYDDGQRELEVESQDVNAVGAVLTSFLNGNAIGQATVGSDLRARLKLRTQDGQTVPTVSNGMTVDVKNGATTILSGVFGGGTGGTPTPTATPTGSPTATPTGSPTASPTATPTASPTASPTPTGSPSPSPSPSPGESEIYAILNGATINGILPRGYAAYEIHSSRTEIEARVYQVNLPAGTSLAVSINDAAIGSLVLETGGEGRLRLRSDRGDTVPVVTPGATITMKNGGTTVLSGTFTAAGGPTPSPSPNSTPQGRYFEGHLNGAQLTPAVTTNAIGEMKVLLNAAETQATVTGEFNRFTSTQTSARVQVTVGDVTTTIVDLGVVPSPEGEGHFNATTVNVTAQQVQLLRMGSWFAVIGSANNPSGEIGGRILNDSHNSDFDGDGSNDLSVFRPSTGTWYSQNGAGFTAATFGNAADVPMSADYDGDGKTDRAVFRNVNGLGVWEVNRSADGGVTATQFGFATDRPVRGDFDGDGLNDLAVFRPETGTWYVRNSNNTGYTIRQFGIAEDVPMSHDMDGDGKGDITVFRPSTGDWYSVRSSDGGITILHFGAPGDKPVRGDFDGDGRDDIAVYRPSTGVWFIWNSGNGSYDIRQFGISEDIPVAGNYDGDNKTDIAVFRPSTGQWYIWRSVDNTYDFRQFGLSGDIPTAR
- a CDS encoding DinB family protein; this translates as MQYTKISEIYDANDQIRLKLKAVIGDLTEAQAGTRENDEGWTIREIVEHLAIVEDGMTKICARLLAGGAEKGAKADGDAKISGAFLEKTSAWGNAKVEAPERVHPTGTKSIAESVATLDENRIRLNDLRSAFETVECTEFTFPHPAFGDMSAHEWLALLGAHEARHISQIRRILAGTE